In uncultured Bacteroides sp., the following proteins share a genomic window:
- a CDS encoding metallophosphoesterase, translating to MIIQYASDLHLEFKENKIFLNANPLQVVGDVLLLAGDIIPFKLLEQHKDFFSFLSDSFAATYWVPGNHEYYHFNIATKCGVVNEKIQSNVFLVNNTSVIHDDVKFIFSTLWSKISPAKEYQIQRAMNDFYVIKHRSYPLSIAQYNQLHADSLAFLKEELTLETSTKNVVVTHHVPTYKNYPEKYKDSIINEAFAVELFDLIKSTAPDYWIYGHTHGNTTDFEIGKTQLLTNQLGYVKYGEGLGFSTDRKFIL from the coding sequence GAATTTAAAGAAAATAAGATTTTTCTAAATGCAAACCCGCTACAAGTAGTGGGCGATGTTTTATTGCTGGCAGGAGATATTATTCCATTTAAGCTACTGGAGCAGCATAAAGACTTCTTTAGTTTTCTTTCCGATAGTTTTGCCGCGACCTATTGGGTACCAGGCAACCACGAATATTATCACTTTAATATCGCAACAAAATGTGGTGTTGTGAATGAGAAGATACAAAGCAATGTTTTTCTGGTAAATAATACCTCAGTAATACACGATGATGTCAAGTTTATCTTCTCAACACTCTGGAGCAAAATTAGTCCGGCCAAGGAATATCAAATTCAAAGAGCCATGAATGATTTTTATGTCATCAAACACCGTAGCTATCCACTTTCAATAGCGCAGTATAACCAATTACACGCCGATAGTTTAGCATTTCTAAAAGAAGAATTGACATTGGAAACATCTACTAAAAATGTAGTAGTTACCCACCATGTACCCACTTATAAAAACTACCCTGAAAAATATAAAGACAGTATCATAAACGAAGCATTTGCTGTAGAATTGTTCGATTTAATTAAGTCTACCGCACCTGACTATTGGATTTACGGTCATACACATGGTAATACGACTGACTTTGAGATAGGGAAAACTCAATTACTCACCAATCAATTAGGATATGTAAAGTATGGAGAGGGATTAGGTTTTAGTACTGACAGAAAATTTATTTTATAA